The genomic segment CGTAGCCGACATCACGCAGGAGCAACAGGTTCACGCCGCCATCGCCGCCGCCGAACAGGCGCTCGGCCCCATCGACATCCTCGTCAACAACGCTGGCGTGCTGGTCGAGCGGCGCGAGAAAGGCGGCCCCGCTCCTCTTTTCGTGGAAACTGATTCAGAGGGCTGGAAACGCATCGTCGACCTCAACGTCTTCGGCATGTTGCACTGCTGCAAGGCCGTATTGCCCGGCATGCGCGAACGCAGCCACGGCAAAATCATCAACATCATGTCCGAGGCCGGCCGGGCCGGCGAAGCCCGGCTGGCCGTCTACTCCGGCGCCAAGGCCGCGATGCTGGGCTTCGCCAAGGCCATCGCGCGCGAACACGGCCAGCACTGCATCAACGTCAATGTAATCGCGCTGGGAGCGGTCTCGCACGAAGGCATCCGCGAAGGCGCCCTGGCACCCACTTCCACGCCGCAGAACAACGAGCGCCTGTCCAAAATGCTGAACGCCTATCCGATCGCGCGCGGGCTGCAGCGCCTGGCGTGCCCGGAAGACGTCTCCGGCATGGTGTGCCTGCTGGCATCAGATCGCGCGGCCTTCGTGACCGGCCAGAGCATAGGCATCAGCGGCGGCTTCGTGATGCAGTGAGCGCCATGATCCATACACGGCTCACAGATCTGTTCGGCATCCGGCTACCCGTGTTGGGCGGCGGCATGATGTGGCTATCGGACGCACACTACGTGGCTGCGCTGGCGCGGGCGGGCGCGCTCGGTTTCATCACACCGCGCTCCTACGAGAGCCTAGATACCCTGCACGAAGCCCTGCGCACCTGCCGCCATGCCAGCGAAGGCCATCCGTTCGGCCTCAACATCACGCAGTCGCGCCGCAGTGAAGAAAACCGGATGATCCCGGCCTGGATCGACATGGCCCTGGAAGAAGGCGTGCGCAGCTTCGAGACCGTGGGCCCTGCTTCGAGGGCCCTGTTCGAGCGCATGCAAAACGGCGGCGGTCGCGTCATCCACAAGTGCGCCTTCATCGCGCACGCGCTCAAGGCGCAGGACGAGGGTGCCGATGCCGTGGCGCTGGTCGGCGGCGAAGCCGGGGGCCACCCGGGCACCAACGAACTTCCAACCTTCGTCCTCGGCGCGCTGGCGCTGGAATCGCAACGCCTGCACATCCCGCTGGCCATCGGCGGCGGCATTGGCAGCGGCCGGCAGATCGCGGCGGCCCTGGCCCTGGGCGCCGACGCGGTGGTCATGGGCACACGGTTGCTGGTCTGCGAAGAAATCTGGGCGCATGAGGACTACAAGCGGCATTTGCTGGCCCAGCCGGCGGAAGCCTCGATCCTGGCGCTGACGCGCACCGGCAACCCCTGGCGCGTGCTCGACAACGCCACGGTGCAGCGGACCCGCGAGCTGGAAGCGCAGGGCGCTACCAGCTATCCCGAATTCGGCGCGCTGGCAACCGGCCGGCTCGGCCGTGATAACGCCTATCTGCGCGGCGACTGGAACACCGGCCTGCTGTCCATGGGGCCGGCCATCGGCTTCGCCCATCACATCGAACCCGTACAAGCTGTGTTGCGCCGTTTGATGGCCGAAACCAGCATGCGTGTGGCTGACGTGCACGCACGCGAACTTCCCCTCTCCACCCTCCATCCCGCATGAACCCCAACCTCTTGATCTACAACGGCGGCCTGATACTGCCAGGCACCCAGTTGCAGGCACAGGCCGACCGCGCCGCCGCCGGCTTTGAACAGCTTGGACTGCGGGCTGGCGACACCGTCGCGGTGATGCTGCGCAACGATGTTCCCTATCTGGAGCTGATGCTGGCCCTCAACCAGCTCGGCATTCACCTGGTGGCCGTGAACTGGCACTTCCAGGCCGAAGAGGCGGCCTACGTATTACGCGACAGCGGGGCGCAAGCTCTGGTCATCCATGCGGACCTGTGGCCCACGCTGGCACCTGCCGTGCCGCCGGACGTGCGGGTGCTGGTGGTGCCCACACCACAGGAGATCATTGATGCCTACGGCCTGGCGCCGGCCCCTCTGCCCGACCAGGCGCTGCAGTGGGCGCAATGGCGCGACGGCTTCGCTCCCAGCATGACGCCGCCAGTCCCATCGCCGGGCAGCATGCTCTACACCTCCGGCACGACCGGCCGGCCCAAGGCCGTCATGCGCCTGCCCGGCACACCGCCCCAGCACGAAGGAACCATGCGCGTGCGCGCAATGGCCAGCCACGCCCGTGAAGGCATGCGCACGGCCCTGGTCGGCCCGCTGTACCACGCCGGGCCCAATACCGCCGCACGCGTGGCGCTACGGCTGGCCGAGCGCATCGTGGTGCTGCCGCGCTTCGATGCCGAGCAGTTGCTGCGCACAATCGAGCAGCACCGTCTCACACACCTGTCGCTCGTGCCAGTGATGCTGGTGCGGCTGCTCAAGCTGCCGCGTGAAGTGCGCGAGCGCTACGACCTGTCGTCCCTGGAGAACGTGACCCACGGCGGCTCGCCCTGCGCCCCGGAAGTGCGGCGCGCCATCATCGACTGGTGGGGCCCCATCGTCAACGAGACCTATGGCTCCACGGAAATCGGCCTGGTGACCATGGTCAGCGCGCAGGAATGGCTGCAGCGTCCGGGTACCGCTGGCCGCCCTTTCCCTGGAACGTCGGTCCGCATCCTTGGCCCCGAGGGCCAGATCCTGCCTCCGGGAGAAACCGGCGAGATCTACGTCGACCCGGGCGACAACGCCCTGCCCTTCACCTATCGCAACGACGCGGCCGCCCGTCAGGCCATCGAGCGCGACGGGCACATCACCAACGGCGATATGGGCTACCTCGACGCGGACGGCTACCTCTACGTCACCGACCGCAAACGCGACATGGTGATTTCCGGCGGGGTCAACATCTATCCGGCAGAAATCGAGCACGTGCTGGTGACGCATCCGGAAGTCGCCGACTGCGCGGTATTCGGCATTCCCGATGCCGAGTACGGCGAAGCGCTGGCCGCCGCCGTGGTGCGATCGCCAGGCAGCAGCTTGGACGCGGAGCAGGTGCGCGACTGGATGCGCCAACGCATGGCCGGCTACAAGGTGCCGCGGCACGTGGAATTCCATGCGGCGCTGCCGCGTGAAGGTATGGGCAAGGTGTTCAAGAACCAGTTGCGCGCCCCGCACTGGGAACGCGCCGGCCGCCGCATCTGAGAAACGCCATGTATCCACCATCGACACATCTGCTGTTCGGCACCGAGCCCGACCAGTACACCTTCGTCTGGCCCGGCCAGACGGTATTCGGGGCCGGCAGCGCCGAGCGCCTGTCCGCATGGATGCAGCACAGCGGTTCGCGAAAGCCGCTGGTGGTCAGCGATGCCGGTCTGGTAGCCGCCGGCCTGGTCGAACCGCACCTCGCGCGCCTGCGCGACGCCGGCCTGGTACCGTGCCTGTTCGACGGCGTGGAGGCCAATCCCACGCTGGACAACGTCGCCCAGGCCCTTGACCTCTGGCACTCGCAGGCCTGCGACGGCGTGGTCGCGCTCGGCGGCGGCAGCGTGATCGACGTCTGCAAGGTACTGCTGGCCCGGCTGTGCAGCGATGCGCCCGTGGAGCAGGTGCTGCGCGAGGGCGACGCGCTGCTGTGCCGGCCGATCCCGCCGTTCGCGGCCATTCCGACCACCGCGGGCACCGGCAGCGAAAGCACCACCGCCGCATTGGTCAAGGACGCCCAGGGGCGCAAACATGTGCTGCGCAGCCGCGCATGCCGCCCGCAATGGGTGGCGCTGGACCCGCTGCTGACACTGAGCGTCCCGCCCGCTGTCACGGCCTGCACCGGCTTCGACACGGTGATGCACGCACTGGGCGCGGCCACCAACCGCGCCACCAATCCCGTCGGCGAAGCCCTGGCCCTGCAAGCCATGGTGCTTTCGTTCCATGCACTGCCGCTAGTGATCGCTCAGCCCGACGCGCTGCAGGCACGCAGCGACATGCTGCTGGCCAGCTACCTGGCCGGCGTGGCAATGAGTCTGCGCGGCACCGACGGCATTCACGGGCTTTGCACGCCGCTGGAATCGCTGGTCGACGTGCCGCACGCGCATGTGCTGGCGGTCGTGTGCGTGCCCCTGATGCGCTTCACGCTGCCGGCCGCCACGTCTCCCTACGCCAGAGTGGCGCGCGCCTGCGGCCTGTCCGCAAAGCCCGCGGACGATGCAGCCTGCGCCGCAGAACTGGTCGAAGCCATCGACCACCTGCGCAGAGCGGCTCGGCTGCCATGCACATTGGCCGAACTCGGCGTCAAGGCGGACCGGCTCGAAGCCGTGATCGGCATCGCACTCGGCAGCCCTTCCGTGGCGCTGAACGCCCGCAAGCCGACACGGGACGACCTGGTCTCGCTCTACCGGGCTATGCAGCCCGCCTGAATTCCACCGTGTTCTTCACCCCTTATCCAGCACCATGCAAACATCCTCGCATCTGCGCACCGGCACCTATCCCTTACTGATCGACGGCCAGGAGCGCTCCTCCAGTGCAGGCCAGCACTTTGACGTCGACAACCCCAGCACCGGCCGCGTGCTGGCCCAGGTCACCCAGGCCGACGCGAATGACGTCGATGCCGCTGTGCGCGCCGCCCAGACCGCCTTCGACACTCATTGGCGCCATACCTCCGCACGGCAGCGCAGCCGGCTGCTGCGCAAGCTGGCCGACGCGCTGGAGCGCCGCACCGAGCAGTTGGCCTGGCTGGAAACCTGGAACGTCGGCCGGCCGATCACGCTGACCCGCGCCACCCTGGGCACCATGCTCGACGGGATCGACTACGTGGCAGGTGTGGCCCAGGGCATCGGCGGCCAGACCCACAACGTGGCCGACACGCATATCGTGAACTTCACCCTTCGGGAACCCTATGGCGTGGTCGGTCTGATCCTTCCGTGGAACTACCCGCTCACGCTGACCATCAGCAAGCTGATGCCGGTTCTGGCCGCTGGCAACACCGCCGTCATCAAGGCTTCGGAGATCACACCGCTGTCCACCGTGGAACTGGGTGCCGCCATCCTGGAGGCCGGGTTCCCGCCAGGCGTCATCAACATCGTGCACGGTCCCGGCGCCACCGTCGGCCAGGCACTGGTGGAGCACCCGCTGGTCGAGCGGATCTCCTTCACCGGCGGCACCGCCACCGGCAAGGCCATCTACCGCAGCGCCGCCGAACGCATCAAGCGGGTGACGCTGGAACTCGGCGGCAAGTCGCCGTTGATCGTCTTCGACGATGCCGATCTCGACCTCGCAGCGGCCATCGCCCTGCAGGACGTCACGAAGAACTCCGGCCAGATCTGCGTCGCCTGCACGCGGCTGCTGGTCCACGAACGCATTGCCGAGGCATTCACCGAGCGCCTGCGCCAGGCCTACCAGCACATCCGGGTCGGCCTGCCCGAAGACCCGCAGACACAGATGGGCCCGCTGGTCAGCCGCGCGCAACTCGAGCGCGTGCAGCGCTACATCGACATAGGCCGCGACGAACAGGCCAACCCGGAAGTGCTGCAGGACCTGTCGGGACGCGCCGAGCTGCGCAATGGCTATTTCGTCGCCCCCACCCTGTTCACCCAGGGCCGTAGCGGCATGCAGGTTGCGCAGGACGAAATTTTCGGTCCGGTGCAGGTGGTGATTCCGTTCCGCGACGAGGCCGACGCCGTGCGCATCGCCAACGACAGCCGCCACGGCTTGGCGGGCGTGGTCTGCACGCGCGACGGTGCCCGCGCCATGCGCATGTGCCACGCCCTTCAGATCGGCAACATCGCGATCAACGACCCAATCAAGGTCTCGGTCGACGCTCCTTTTGGCGGCTTCAAGGAGTCCGGCCTGGGCAAGGAGCGCGGCATCGACGCCATTCTTGAGAACACGCAAGTCAAGAACGTCCGCTTCTCGATGCGCTGATGCGGTCACGGCAACCAATCAGGGCACATCTAACCATATCAACAGGAGGCAGTGCGACTGGTTCACGGCGGGCAGAGCATCGCAGCGGCGGCCAGGACTCTGGGCGTGGTGGAACAGACGCTGTTCAACTGGGTCAAGGCGGATCGCCTGGGCAAGCTCACAGGCGCTGACAGCAAGGCAGTGAGCGCCGAGCAGATGGAGATCAGTCGACTGCGCGCGGAGCTGGCACGGGTGAAGATGGGGCGTGACATCTTGGGAAAAGCGACGGCGTACTGCGCGAAGGCGCAGAGCTGAAGTACGCCTTCATTCACCGCAACCGCCAGGCGTGGCCGATCTCTGTGCAGTGCCGAGTCCTGCAGGCCAGCATCACCGGCTACCACGAACACTTCGTTCGTAGAGCCAGCGCGGCCCAGCGGCACCATCTCAGCGACGACGCGCTGCTGGTGCACATCGAGGTGATCCACGCCGAAACGCGGGGCGGCTACGGCTGGCCGCGCACGTGGAAGGAACTGCGGGCCAGGGGCATCCGCGCAAGCATGCCGGGCTGATCTTGCACAGCGACCGGGGCAGCCAATACGCCAGCGAGGACTTCAGGGACGTGCTCGCCCAGTGCGGCATCACGGCCTCGATGAGCCGCAAGGGCAACTGCTGGGACAACGCCTGCAGCGAGACCCTGTTCGGTTCGTTGAAGGCGGAGCGACTGCATGGGCAGCGCTTCGTGACGCGGCGCCAAGCCAAGGACGAGGTCATCGCCTGGGTACTCTGGTACAACCGCACCCGGCTGCACTCCACGCTGGCGTACGTCAGCCCGGTGCGGTTCGAGCAAGACTGGCATGCGGCTCAGGCCAAGCAAGCCAATTCGTGACTCCGCTATGGGGTACGGATTCCAGGGGTAAGGTCACTACCGCACGGGGTACTGACCGTTGCGGATGAACCGATCGAAGGTGTCCTCCTCGGGTTCGCCATCGTCATGTTCTGGCCACTGCCACTCGGCGTCGGGTATCGACAGCAGCGTCAGCGAGTAGTCGTATTGGTTCGCGACCCTGGTCATTTCGGTCAGTTGCATGGGCGCTGGTTCGCGCGGAAATCAGGTCTGCGCCCGCCTGGATTGCATCTGGGCACCAACATTCAAGGAGATATCTTCTGTGAGGAGAGGCAGTCCGTGTTGTCAAGCGCGATCAGCAAGTTGCCATTGACCGAACGCCAGCCATTTCAGATCGGCGTGCTGCCACAGCACAATTGACCAATCTCGATGATCAACGGACACAGGCTGCACGGCGATATCGGGTCCGGCAGATTGCGATCCGGTTGTCCGAGGGGATCGAATGCACCCCGAACGGCGATGGGGTTGTTTCTGCCGCGCTGTTTCTGTATGCGCACCGGATAATCCAAAAATGAGGAAAAAGGCCGACTGCGTGAAATCGGCCTGCATCCCCCTTACTTCTTGTCCAGCCGGATGAAAAACGGCAGCGTCTCATCATCCACACGCGGCTTGAAAGACAAGGTATTGGCGCGCGCGGCCCATACCGAGGACAACTGCACGACCGGAATGATGGCGTAGTCGTCCTGCACCATTTTCATTGCGCTTTCAAACAATAGCCGGCGCTTGTCGTCGTTGGTCATGCGCATGGCGACCGATATTGCTGCATCAGCAGCGTCATTGGAATAATTCGTCACGTTGGATGCGCCGAAACCTTTGGATTTGTCGTTGGTGCGGGCAATGGCTGCCAAGGTATAGCCCGCTTCTCCGGTCAGTGAACCCCAACCGGCCAGTGATAGCACGTATTCACCACGCTTGCGCGCCGGAATGAACACGGTGCGCGAAATGGCGTTGATTTTCGTGTCGATGCCGATTTTGGCAAACATCTGCCCTAGCGCCGAGCAGGTCGCCGCATCTCCTGGCAAGCGGTCGCTGGTGCAGTGCAGGGGCAGCGAGAAGCCGTTCGGGTAGCCTGCTTCGGTCAGCAATTTTTTGGCCCTGTCGATATTCGTTGGCAACAACGGTGGTTTGGACAGGGCACCAAAGAAGCCGTCCACGATCAGTTGATTGGATGGCGTGGCCATGCCTTCGAGTACGGTGCCGGCGATGGTCTTGCGGTCGATGGCCAGCGATAGCGCTTCACGCACGCGCTTGTCGCGCAGCGGGTTGACTGGCAGTGGTTTGCCCGCCTTGTCGGTGATTAACTCGCTCTTTTCGCGCACGTCCGGGTAAAGCAGGTAGATATAGATGGAGTCGCCCTGCACCACGGAGAAATCGCGATTGTTTTTGAGTTTGGCGACATCGCCGTAAGGCAGGTAGTTGATCAGGTCGACCCGTTTGGATGACAGTGCGGCCAGGCGCGCAGCATCGTTGCTGATTTCGAGAAAATGCACTTTCTTCCAGTCTGCCGCGCCGCGCCAGTATTGGTCGAAGCGCTCCAGCAACAAATCGGCGCGCGGTTTGAACGAGATCAGTTTGAAGGGGCCGGTGCCAATGGCTGCCTTGCCGCTGTTGAAATCGGCGACCTTGGCCGCGCCGATGGAGGCGGGCACGATCATGATGCGCGCCAGGTCTTGTGGCAAGGCGGGGTTGGCCATCGAGGTTATGACACGGACGGTCAAATCATCCACGGCATCGACCTTGCTGATATTGCGTGTATTGATGACCAGGCCGGCATCCGGCCCCGCCGCCTTGGGAACGCGCTCCAGAGAAAACTTGACATCCTGCGCCGTCAGCACACTGCCATCGTGAAATTTCACACCGGGGCGCAGTTTGAATTCCCAGGTGTGCTCGTCGATCACTTTCCAACTGGTCGCCAGGCCGGGCTGGATTTGCAGTTTATCATCCTGAAACACCAGGGCTTCGTAGATGTTTTTTATCGCGGCGATTTGCGTGCCTAGCGCCAGGTAGTGCGGGTCCATCGCTTCCGGGCCGGCGCGCACGCCAATCCTGAGTTCCTGCGCCAGTGCCGGGGCCAAGGCCGCGGCGAGCAGTGCACTCATCATGGCTCGTTTTACGATTATCATATTGTTTCCTTTCGATGGGTGAATGACCGCGTTGAAGCGTGGTTTCTCGTCATTATTGAGATGGCACGCGCAAGAATGGCCTGGGGCAAGCTCCATGAATTCAGATGCCGCCCGCGCGCAGTGCTCCAGGGCACTGGATTGGCGCAAACCCATCGGCCCCAGGTCGATGGTGATGGTGTAAGCCGGATTGTGCGCCTTGACATTCAACTTCGCGCTGACCACGGTACCTACCCGCAGGTCCACCTTCTCAAAATCAAACCACTCAATCGTAGTCGTCATCGCGGAAACTCCCTTGTGTGCAGGAACGCATAACGGGGGGTTCCATTTTGATGTGGCGGCGGAACTTGCCGCTGCCTTCCAGCACGCCGTGTGCATCCTTGAACTGGTGGCCGTGGCCGAATTCAAGCGAGACATTCTCCCGGTAGGCATAGACGCCGCAGAATGGTTGCTTGGCTTGGAACATGATTCCACCGTACTTGACGATCTCGGTGGCCGAGGGCCCTGTGCGCATCACGATCTGGCGAACGCCCTGGACGATCTCGTGCAATATCGGGCCACAGATGTCCTCGACGAGTTGCTCAATTCGGTCTGCGGCTTTCATCGCAGCCCTCAACTCAAGGCGGTGCACAGTTCCACCAGCGACCCGTCGGGACAGCGCAGGTACGAGACCGATTGCCCCCAGGGCTTGCGTTTCGGCGCGGCGATCTCGATGGCACCGGCCTCCAGTGCAGTGGCGTGGGCCTTCTCTACGTCGTCGGTGATGAAGGCAAGCTCGACACCCAGTGGTTGCTCGGTCTGGCTGCAATAAACAAAGCCCTGCTTCGAGTTGGATTCTGCGAGCTTGTGCGATGCGAAGGAGATGGTGGTGCCGCCGGTTTCCAGTTCGCCGTAGTCTCCCTCTTCGGTCATGAAGCGCCGCTCGAACCCAAATGCTTTCTCGAAAAAAGCCAATGAAACCGCAACGTCCGGCACGTAGACGATGGTGTATCCGTATTTCATGGGACTTTCTTTCAGGCTTGAGAAAATGAGTGGGCCAGCCATCCGGTGTGTGACGGATGGCGCAGGGACACCGAGACGGTAACAGCGGGCTGGAGGCCGGCGAGTCTGCGTTCGAAAGGGTGAATCGACTGCGGCAGCGCCTCGGCCACCATGACCTGCGGGGCCATCGCTTCCGGGCCAGCGCGCGCACCGATCTTGAGTTCCTGCGCCAGCACCGTCCCGGCAAGCAACGCCACCGTTGGTGCCATCAGCATGGCGTGTCGTATGGTTTTCATATCCTCTCCCTTCGATGGATGTACTGCGTTGGAAAACGACTTTCAATCATCACCGAGATGACACGCCGAAGAATGCCCCGGCGCCAGTTCCCTGAATACCGGCACCTCGCGCATGCAGCGCTCCATGGCATGTGGGCAGCGCGGGTGGAAATGGCATCCGACGGGCGGGTTGAGCGGCGAGGGAATCTCGCCCTTGATCGCGGAAAAACGGCGCCGGCGCAAGTTCAGCGTCAGCATGTTGGCCAGCAATGCCTGTGTGTAGGGGTGGTTGGGGCGGGTGAAGATTTCTGCGGCCGGGGCCAATTCGACCAGGCGTCCGAGGTACATCACGGCAACGCGGTCCGAGATATGTTTGACCACGCCCAGGTCGTGGCTGACGAACAGGTAGGTCAGGTTGTGGTCGGCGCGTAGTTGCATGAACAGATTGAGCACTTGCGCCTGCAAGGAGACATCGAGCGCGGCGACGGCTTCGTCGCACACCAAGAATTCGGGCTGCATGCCCAGTGCCCGCGCAATGCCTATGCGCTGGCGCTGGCCGCCGGAGAATTGGTGCGGATAGCGGAAGCGGTAGGCCGGGTCGATCCCGGCGCGCTGCATGGCGCGGCTGACGTGATCGTCCAGATTCGCCTTGTCCACCAGCCCGTGCGTGAAAGGGCCTTCGCCGACGATGCGGTCGATGCGATGGCGTGGATTGAGCGAGGCGTAAGGGTCCTGGAAGATCATCTGCACCTTGGTGGTGGTCTTGACCACGCGCGCGCCCTGTTGCACTGCCACCGGCTGGCCGCGGTACAGCGCGGTGCCGCTGGAGGCGGCATGCACGCCGGCCACCATGCGCGCCAGGGTGGATTTGCCACAGCCGGATTCGCCAACCAAGCCCAGCACTTCACCTGCGCGGATTTCTACGGACAGGTTGCTGACTGCCTGCACCGTGGCCGGCGGTTTGGCGTGGCCGAGCATGCCCAGCAGCCGCTGCGTCAGGGTGGCGGCCACGGTGAAGTGTTTGGAGAGGTTGTTGAGTTGCACCAGGCTTGCTGGAGCACCTCCGCCTTCGGCTGCGGTATGAACGCCTTCGGGCGACCGTGCAGCGAAGGATGGGGCACCTCCGCCTCCGCCTTCGGCTGCGGTGTGATCGCCTTCGGGCGGCCGGGCGGCGATCATGCGCTCACCTGCGTTGCCAATGCCTGCACCGGATGCCAGCACCAGGCGCGATGGTCGGTGCACTGGTCGGCGCTGTGCGGCGGGGGCGTTGCGCGGCATTGCGCATCGGCACGCGGGCAGCGCGCCTGGAATGCGCAGCCGGGCGGCAGGGCGAGCAACATGGGTGCCATGCCGGGAATCTGGTACAGCGCCTGGCCTTTTTGCGCATGGCTCGGCACGGAGGCGATCAGGCCCGCTGTATAGGGGTGCAGCGGGGCGTCGAGCACTTGATCGACCGTGCCGTACTCGGCGACCCGGCCGGCATACAGCACGCAAATCTTGTCGGCCAGCCCGGCGACGACCGACAGGTCGTGCGTGATCCAGATCATGGCCATGCCCTCCTGCCGCGCCAATTGCTGCACCTCGGCCAGTATCTGCCCCTGAATGGTGACATCCAGCGCCGTGGTGGGTTCATCGGCGATGATCAGCGCGGGCTTGTGCAGCAGCGCCGTGGCGATGGCGATGCGTTGGCGCATGCCGCCGGAAAGCGCGTGCGGATAGGCTTGCAGGCGCTCGTCCGGCGCCGCGATGCCGACCTTGACCAGGGCGGCGCGGGCGCGGTCGAGCGCTTGCTGCTTGCTCACGCGCTCATGCACCAGGATCGCCTCGGTCATCTGCGTGGCCACGCGCAGCACGGGGTTGAGCGTCATCATCGGGTCTTGGAAGATCATGGCGATGTCGGCGCCGCGCAGGGCGCGCAGGGCCTTTTCCGGCAGGCCGACCAGTTCGCGCCCCTTGAGTTTGATGGAGCCGCCGGTGATGCGACCGGGCTTGTCGATCAGGCCCATGATCGATAAGCCGGTGACGCTTTTGCCGGAACCGGATTCGCCGACCAGGCCCATGATCTCGCCACGCGCCAGCGTGAAAGACACGCCGTCTACCGGCGTGACCGTGCCGGCAGCGGTCGGGAAGCGGGTTTGCAAGTCCCGCACTTCGAGCACCGGGAGATGTCCCGCGACAGGTTGCTGTGCCTGCTGCGGCATCTGCTGCGGGGGCGCCATCCTGCCCGGATGCACGCTCATCGTTTCAACCTCTGGCAACAGGTCTCGGTCACCTCAGGCACTTGCCGATGGATGAGATGGATACACCTGTTCGTGTCCAGCATTCGCTTGGTCATGCCCGGCTCCTTTTTTCCACTTCAAGCCATGTTGTGACGAAAAACAAGGAAAAGCAAGGCGCGTACCTGACTTGACCGAGCAATGGGCACGCGCAATGGCTCAGGGCTGCGTCCGAAACGCCAGTTGCGCCGTGGCGTTGATGCGGCGTGGCGCTTTGGTGAAAAAATCGCCGGAGCTTGGCCCATTGGCAACATTGGCAACATTGGCAACATTGGCAACATTGGCAGCATTGGCAGCATTGGCAGGCAGCACCGCCAGGAACTTGCCCGCCAAGCCATCCTCGGCATCGGCGCGGGTCTGCCACATGTCCAGGAACTGCGCGCGGCTGTAGGTGCGGTTGCCCAGGCTGGGGTCGGCCAGCCACACGGTGTCGCTGCTGATGCCCCGCAGCACCGCGAAATGGTCGTCCTTGCGCTGCTTCACATAGACCACGACCGGCATCTTCAGGCGCGCAAGCTGCTCCCAACTCGCGGCAAAGCCCTGCGCCCGAAAGCCAAACTGCGGCAGGGCGCGGGCCATGTCCTCGAAACTGGCCCGCCCATCGCCCTTGTCCATGGCCTCGAGCAGGGCTGCCTCGGTCAGGTTCTGACCATAGTGGCTGTTGAGCAAAGTCGCCAGCGATGCCGCGCCACAGGAATAATCCAGGTCCTGCTTGACGATGCGCTCGTCGCGCAGCGTCTTCCAACTCTTGAGCGGAACCAGGCCATGGGCCGAGTGGGTCGCCAGCAATGCCGCTTCAGGGCCGGACGCCTTGGCGGGGTCATCAGCCCGTGCTGGCGCGGCCAGCAGCAGAGCACAGCAAGCCAAAGTCCATCCAGACCTGATCACGCTCACGCGCCTGCTCCGCCAGGGACCAAGCCCGTCACGACCATGAGCACACCCACCAGAGCAAACATCGATCCCGCAGCCACGATGGCAGGCAGCAGCCCGATGGCAATGCCGGCGATGCAATAGCCCAGGCTGGCTTGGGGGATGGCGCCCTCGATGGCTTGCGCGCCCACCCAGACCGAATACAGCCACAAAGGCAGGGTCAGCAGCGGCGGCACACCCAGCGCCGCCAAGCCAGCGCCCAAGGTATCGGCCACCAACCACGACGCCGCCACCAAGTTGAACAAATCGCCCTGACCGTCCCAACGCCCCCCGCGCTTGAGCCACCAACGCAGCACCGCCACGATGATCGGGAACGCCACCCAAGTGGTGACCAGCCCCATGCCCCCCATGACCACACCCAGCCACGCGGGCACACCGGGCGGCATGGTGTGAGATCTTGGGTCCAAACCAATCAGCACGCCGATGAGCGAAACCGCCAGCACCGATTGCCAGCGGGGGAAAATAAGGTCCGGGAACGTCACTCTTTTGAGCAACATCATCCTTTGACCGACGCCAATGATTTGCAGCTTTCCTATCCGAAACGGGTTCAGTACGGTCGACACTGCCAAAAGGACTACACCAAGTATCATGTATGTCAT from the Verminephrobacter eiseniae EF01-2 genome contains:
- a CDS encoding C39 family peptidase; this encodes MSVIRSGWTLACCALLLAAPARADDPAKASGPEAALLATHSAHGLVPLKSWKTLRDERIVKQDLDYSCGAASLATLLNSHYGQNLTEAALLEAMDKGDGRASFEDMARALPQFGFRAQGFAASWEQLARLKMPVVVYVKQRKDDHFAVLRGISSDTVWLADPSLGNRTYSRAQFLDMWQTRADAEDGLAGKFLAVLPANAANAANVANVANVANVANGPSSGDFFTKAPRRINATAQLAFRTQP
- a CDS encoding ABC transporter ATP-binding protein; translation: MPQQAQQPVAGHLPVLEVRDLQTRFPTAAGTVTPVDGVSFTLARGEIMGLVGESGSGKSVTGLSIMGLIDKPGRITGGSIKLKGRELVGLPEKALRALRGADIAMIFQDPMMTLNPVLRVATQMTEAILVHERVSKQQALDRARAALVKVGIAAPDERLQAYPHALSGGMRQRIAIATALLHKPALIIADEPTTALDVTIQGQILAEVQQLARQEGMAMIWITHDLSVVAGLADKICVLYAGRVAEYGTVDQVLDAPLHPYTAGLIASVPSHAQKGQALYQIPGMAPMLLALPPGCAFQARCPRADAQCRATPPPHSADQCTDHRAWCWHPVQALATQVSA